A stretch of Faecalibacterium duncaniae DNA encodes these proteins:
- a CDS encoding DUF6061 family protein, translated as MNKLLSCRFNMDTNRVEARFEDGTIVAIDCIAVEDEYGNAPAQRAELDWLLYNKPLEYVQMVLEGEMERYLSLSCNHGRLED; from the coding sequence ATGAATAAACTGCTTTCCTGCCGCTTCAATATGGACACCAACCGGGTGGAAGCCCGGTTCGAAGATGGCACCATCGTTGCCATCGACTGCATCGCCGTGGAGGACGAGTACGGCAACGCCCCAGCGCAGCGGGCTGAACTGGACTGGCTGCTGTACAACAAGCCCTTGGAGTATGTGCAGATGGTGCTGGAAGGGGAGATGGAGCGCTATCTCTCCCTCAGCTGCAACCACGGTAGGCTGGAAGATTAA
- a CDS encoding HAD family hydrolase has protein sequence MINGVIFDMDGLMFDTERMWATFWKPALAALGLEYKEGLAEVERGTAGETSRNIVRQFYGEDCDANAIIDSLHRVADEEFQKPVPKKPGLDELLAWLDANHIPMAVASSSRVHVIEGNLNNWGLTHYFKALVSGQQVKHSKPDPEIFLLAAEKLGTDPAHTLVLEDSYNGVRAGAAGGFVTVMVPDLLPADDEMRSLYTMECTSLNEVLAKLKTGEL, from the coding sequence ATGATCAACGGCGTGATTTTTGATATGGACGGCCTGATGTTCGACACCGAGCGGATGTGGGCCACTTTCTGGAAACCGGCGCTGGCGGCGCTGGGTCTGGAGTACAAGGAAGGCCTTGCCGAGGTTGAACGCGGCACGGCGGGCGAAACTTCCCGTAACATCGTGCGGCAGTTCTACGGAGAGGACTGTGATGCCAACGCCATCATCGACAGCCTGCACCGGGTGGCCGATGAGGAGTTCCAGAAACCGGTGCCCAAAAAGCCGGGGCTGGACGAGCTGCTGGCCTGGCTGGATGCCAACCACATCCCCATGGCAGTGGCCTCCTCCAGCCGGGTCCATGTCATCGAGGGCAACCTGAACAACTGGGGGTTGACCCACTACTTCAAGGCGCTGGTATCCGGCCAGCAGGTCAAACACTCCAAGCCCGACCCGGAGATCTTCCTGCTGGCGGCAGAAAAGCTGGGCACCGACCCCGCCCACACGCTGGTGCTGGAGGACAGCTACAACGGTGTCCGCGCCGGTGCCGCCGGGGGCTTTGTCACCGTCATGGTGCCCGATCTGCTCCCCGCCGACGATGAAATGCGCAGTCTGTATACCATGGAATGCACCAGCCTGAACGAGGTGCTGGCCAAGCTGAAAACAGGAGAACTGTAA
- a CDS encoding LysR family transcriptional regulator yields MYVDWEYYKIFYYVAKYQNFTKAARVLGNNQPNITHSMNRLESQLNCVLFIRSNRGVTLTPEGEMLYSRIASAAVQIQDAEEELSASATLEHGTISISATETALNIYLSKKLRDFHTEYPGIRLRISNHSTPQAVQAVKNGEVDFAIVSTPAEIESGLKMVELKSFYEVLVGGRTFTALASQSLTLKELRSYPLISLSDESVTRSLYRQFFLDHGAVLKPDTEAATTDQMLTLVKSELGLAFVPEPMARDSLERGELVQLHLQEIIPTRSICLVYDRHRPLNTAARKFQQMLTKADPPRPAESKQTESISFVSQ; encoded by the coding sequence ATGTATGTAGATTGGGAGTATTACAAGATCTTCTATTATGTGGCGAAGTATCAGAACTTTACCAAGGCCGCGCGGGTGCTGGGCAACAACCAGCCCAACATCACCCACTCGATGAACCGACTGGAAAGCCAGCTGAACTGCGTGCTGTTCATCCGCTCCAATCGGGGTGTGACCCTGACACCGGAAGGCGAGATGCTCTACTCCCGCATTGCTTCGGCGGCGGTGCAGATCCAGGATGCCGAGGAGGAGCTGAGCGCCAGTGCCACGCTGGAGCACGGAACCATCAGCATCAGCGCCACCGAGACGGCGCTCAACATTTATCTTTCCAAAAAGCTGCGGGATTTCCATACCGAATATCCCGGCATCCGGCTGCGCATCTCGAACCACTCCACCCCGCAGGCGGTGCAGGCCGTGAAGAACGGCGAGGTGGATTTTGCCATTGTGAGCACCCCGGCGGAGATCGAGTCAGGGCTGAAAATGGTGGAGCTGAAGTCGTTTTACGAGGTGCTGGTGGGTGGCAGGACCTTCACCGCACTGGCAAGTCAGAGCCTGACCCTGAAGGAGCTGCGCAGCTATCCCCTCATCTCCCTCAGCGACGAGAGCGTGACCCGCAGCCTGTACCGGCAGTTCTTCCTGGATCACGGCGCGGTCCTCAAGCCGGATACGGAAGCCGCCACCACCGACCAGATGCTCACGCTGGTCAAAAGCGAGTTGGGCCTTGCCTTTGTGCCGGAACCCATGGCGAGGGATAGCCTGGAGCGGGGCGAGCTGGTGCAGCTTCATCTGCAGGAGATCATCCCGACTCGTTCAATCTGCCTTGTTTACGACCGCCACCGCCCACTGAATACGGCGGCGCGGAAATTCCAGCAGATGCTGACCAAAGCAGATCCGCCCCGCCCGGCCGAATCGAAGCAGACCGAGAGCATCTCTTTTGTGTCCCAATAA
- a CDS encoding NifB/NifX family molybdenum-iron cluster-binding protein, translating into MKIAIPYENGMVFQHFGHTAEFKFYEVENGQVTASEVVSTNGQGHGALVGFLAQHNANVVFCGGIGPGAQNALAQAGIQLFGGISGPADAAVADYLAGKLRFDPNAHCDHHDHGEGHHCGEHHCGGHSCGQ; encoded by the coding sequence ATGAAAATCGCAATTCCTTATGAAAACGGTATGGTATTCCAGCACTTCGGCCACACGGCAGAGTTCAAGTTCTACGAGGTCGAAAACGGACAGGTGACGGCCAGCGAGGTCGTTTCCACCAACGGGCAGGGCCACGGCGCACTGGTGGGCTTTCTGGCCCAGCACAATGCCAATGTGGTGTTCTGCGGCGGCATCGGCCCCGGGGCACAGAACGCCCTTGCACAGGCAGGCATCCAACTGTTCGGCGGGATCAGCGGCCCGGCAGACGCGGCAGTAGCAGATTATCTGGCCGGAAAGCTCCGCTTTGACCCCAACGCCCATTGTGACCACCACGACCACGGCGAGGGCCACCATTGCGGTGAGCATCACTGCGGCGGGCACTCCTGCGGCCAGTAA